Proteins from a single region of Dyadobacter fanqingshengii:
- a CDS encoding GlxA family transcriptional regulator: MKHISVLVPCGDAALGTIEGPFKFFNFVNDFLAAMGRAPAFDVQLVGMTADPQKYSGVFTVVPDVTIHDLGKTDLIIIPAVNGDRESVIEMNQPFFPWIIKQHEKGAEVASLCVGAFLLAATGMLKGKSCTTHWMSASDFKNMFPEVNLMDNRIITDENGVYTSGGANTFWNLLVYLVEKYVDRQMAIYTTKFFMIEIDRNTQSPFIMFTGQKEHEDEEVRKAQEFIERSFQDKITVDQLSEMFAIGRRSFERRFKKATSNSVVEYIQRVKIEAAKKSFEVSRKNVTELMYEVGYTDTKAFRSTFKKITGLSPVEYRNKYNKSQISA; this comes from the coding sequence ATGAAGCATATATCAGTACTCGTTCCGTGCGGCGATGCGGCGCTTGGGACCATCGAAGGGCCTTTTAAGTTCTTTAATTTTGTTAATGACTTTCTGGCTGCCATGGGCAGAGCGCCAGCTTTCGACGTGCAGTTAGTGGGTATGACTGCTGATCCTCAGAAATATAGCGGCGTCTTCACAGTTGTACCGGACGTCACGATCCATGATTTGGGAAAGACGGACCTGATCATTATACCCGCCGTGAATGGGGACCGGGAAAGTGTTATTGAAATGAATCAGCCCTTTTTTCCTTGGATCATCAAGCAACATGAAAAAGGTGCGGAAGTAGCGAGTCTTTGCGTAGGGGCGTTCCTGCTTGCGGCCACGGGCATGTTGAAGGGCAAAAGCTGCACGACACACTGGATGTCAGCGTCCGATTTCAAAAATATGTTCCCGGAAGTGAACCTGATGGACAACCGCATTATCACCGACGAAAACGGCGTGTACACGAGCGGCGGCGCGAACACTTTCTGGAACCTCCTTGTATATCTGGTCGAAAAATACGTCGACCGCCAGATGGCTATATACACGACGAAATTTTTTATGATCGAAATCGATCGCAATACGCAGTCGCCGTTCATTATGTTTACGGGCCAAAAGGAGCATGAGGATGAGGAAGTCAGGAAGGCCCAGGAATTCATTGAAAGGAGTTTTCAGGACAAAATTACCGTGGATCAGCTTTCCGAAATGTTTGCCATCGGGCGCCGGAGCTTTGAGCGTAGATTCAAAAAAGCCACTTCCAATTCTGTGGTAGAATACATTCAGCGGGTGAAAATCGAAGCTGCGAAAAAGAGTTTCGAGGTAAGTCGCAAGAATGTTACCGAGCTCATGTATGAGGTCGGTTATACGGATACCAAAGCATTTCGCAGCACATTCAAAAAGATTACCGGACTATCTCCGGTTGAGTACAGAAATAAATATAACAAAAGCCAAATCAGCGCCTGA
- a CDS encoding alpha-L-rhamnosidase-related protein, giving the protein MKVAISTLLSLPFLLGVGSIIFLQCTKSVQKTENLQGLVSDSESIRGKSIYLNTPYVTAGDRVYMVGHQNGTFPDIGWHVTGEMGGIWDHPIKLMDGFTASVTVGDQSACLTKADTFVNFPFANKHIFTTGLPGLKVERFQFVPDGKEAVVVEYTFMNEGNEKLDIQFDFNGYTDLRPVWLGERTNMIDGQDAATWDEALHNWIAKDSLNDWFVMFGAALASKSHKQKAITCDYKPRGKGVSASLQYHLEIGPNASVSLPITIAGSYKSEQNARTTFTETQANAPKLLLAKKERYQSIALKTKLTIPDKNLEQAFRWTKYNTDWLIRDVPEVGRGVSAGAPDYPWWFGADSEYALKGLIATGQPELVKSSVDVVHKLSEKVNGNGRIMHETSTNGAVFNPGNINETPQFTSLIAHVYRWTGDKEFLKKYFPTIKKGLDWLLKENDKDGNLLPDGFGMMEIHGMNSEMTDVAAYTQKAFADASELAIEMGDNKLAQHYASIASQLRTKINKDFWVPESNSYADFIGTPKQAIALINDAIIRADTLKKPWAVEELKAAKAKITGSTTDAKRGFVVHHNWVVNTPMETGVADSSKALAALQTASKFVNPFGAFVTGIDRDESAGKDESSVAGNNKVFTYTGAVMTLPTGVLAISENNYGRADAALGYLKRMTKSFSFALPGSIYEVSPDYGMMAQAWNVYSYAYPIVQQFFGIQPFASKKVIRVQPQMPTTWNEASLENVIVGNNELDYSFKRTGNTISLDLTQQQEIWKIVIALPKGQYKNWLSNGKPVVAKPDGAFDTIEIKGKTNVISAETK; this is encoded by the coding sequence ATGAAAGTAGCAATTAGCACACTGCTGTCATTGCCGTTCCTGCTTGGCGTTGGCTCCATTATTTTTCTGCAATGCACCAAAAGTGTTCAGAAGACAGAGAACCTGCAAGGTCTCGTCAGCGACAGCGAAAGCATCCGCGGCAAAAGCATCTATCTCAATACACCTTACGTTACTGCCGGCGACCGCGTTTATATGGTCGGTCATCAAAACGGCACTTTTCCGGACATTGGCTGGCACGTTACAGGCGAAATGGGCGGGATCTGGGACCATCCGATTAAGCTGATGGACGGATTCACAGCATCCGTGACCGTTGGCGATCAGTCGGCTTGCTTAACGAAGGCGGACACATTTGTTAACTTCCCTTTTGCGAACAAACATATTTTTACCACCGGACTTCCGGGCCTTAAAGTTGAGCGCTTTCAGTTTGTCCCCGATGGCAAAGAAGCGGTAGTTGTGGAATACACTTTCATGAACGAGGGGAATGAAAAATTGGACATTCAATTTGATTTCAACGGTTATACGGATTTGAGGCCCGTTTGGCTGGGTGAAAGAACCAATATGATCGACGGGCAGGATGCGGCAACCTGGGATGAAGCATTGCATAACTGGATTGCCAAGGATAGTTTAAATGACTGGTTTGTCATGTTTGGAGCAGCCTTGGCTTCCAAATCACACAAGCAGAAGGCAATAACCTGCGATTACAAACCGCGGGGAAAGGGCGTCTCTGCATCGCTGCAATATCACCTTGAAATTGGGCCGAACGCTTCTGTAAGTCTTCCTATAACCATTGCCGGCTCTTATAAATCTGAACAAAACGCCCGGACTACATTCACAGAAACCCAAGCCAATGCTCCAAAGTTGCTGCTTGCCAAAAAGGAACGATATCAATCCATTGCCTTAAAAACGAAGCTTACTATCCCGGACAAAAATCTCGAACAAGCATTCCGATGGACAAAATATAACACCGATTGGCTCATTCGGGATGTTCCGGAAGTTGGGCGTGGCGTTTCCGCAGGTGCACCGGATTATCCCTGGTGGTTTGGTGCGGACAGCGAATATGCCCTCAAAGGACTCATCGCAACCGGGCAGCCTGAGCTGGTAAAAAGCTCAGTTGATGTGGTTCACAAGCTTTCGGAAAAAGTGAATGGGAATGGCAGGATTATGCACGAAACGTCAACCAATGGTGCGGTTTTCAATCCCGGGAACATTAATGAAACCCCACAATTCACTTCGCTCATTGCGCACGTTTATCGCTGGACGGGTGATAAGGAATTTCTCAAAAAGTATTTTCCAACAATAAAGAAAGGATTGGACTGGCTTTTAAAAGAGAATGACAAAGATGGAAATCTGCTTCCGGACGGGTTTGGCATGATGGAAATTCACGGCATGAACAGCGAAATGACCGACGTAGCAGCCTATACGCAGAAAGCATTTGCGGACGCGTCTGAACTGGCCATTGAAATGGGCGACAACAAATTGGCCCAGCATTATGCTTCCATTGCCAGCCAGCTCCGCACGAAGATTAATAAAGATTTTTGGGTGCCCGAAAGCAATTCCTATGCGGATTTTATAGGCACGCCGAAGCAGGCCATTGCGCTGATTAACGACGCCATTATTCGTGCCGATACGCTAAAAAAACCTTGGGCAGTAGAAGAGCTGAAAGCTGCAAAAGCAAAAATAACCGGCTCAACAACGGACGCCAAACGCGGATTCGTTGTGCACCACAACTGGGTTGTAAACACACCGATGGAAACCGGCGTTGCCGATTCATCCAAGGCCCTTGCTGCATTGCAAACGGCCTCCAAGTTTGTAAATCCGTTTGGTGCATTTGTAACGGGCATCGACCGGGATGAATCGGCTGGAAAAGATGAAAGTTCGGTCGCCGGTAATAACAAAGTTTTTACTTACACGGGCGCAGTCATGACGCTTCCAACGGGCGTCTTAGCCATTTCCGAAAACAACTATGGCCGCGCGGATGCGGCATTAGGCTATCTGAAAAGGATGACCAAGTCATTCAGTTTTGCGCTTCCTGGCTCCATTTATGAAGTTTCGCCGGACTATGGCATGATGGCGCAGGCCTGGAATGTGTACAGTTACGCTTATCCTATTGTGCAGCAATTCTTTGGTATACAACCATTTGCATCAAAAAAGGTCATCCGTGTCCAGCCGCAAATGCCAACAACCTGGAATGAGGCCAGCCTGGAAAATGTAATTGTGGGCAATAATGAGCTTGATTATTCATTCAAGCGCACTGGAAACACAATCAGCCTGGATTTGACGCAGCAACAGGAAATCTGGAAGATTGTGATTGCTCTGCCAAAAGGCCAATACAAAAACTGGCTGAGTAACGGAAAGCCTGTTGTCGCAAAACCTGACGGTGCATTTGATACGATTGAAATAAAAGGAAAAACCAATGTGATCAGCGCCGAAACGAAATGA
- a CDS encoding esterase gives MKIKITKPAPGNGGPVIFLTLPKRVILLKWRLYSGKQVSTAGEMNFSMKKDYSISWFQIGCQAALMLLLAATGTFAQQANVNLDWNPQKNTEKLNPYGGNVISPEVADDQTIIFRVKAPDAQKVELTGGPILLALKTKGPIPFVKGADSTWTLKVGPVKPNIYVYRLLIDGVPVADPNNTFTGTSNQPGYSNVIMHDNGPAYYDAKNVPHGNITRHIYNSKVLNGEREMYVYTPPGYDPKKKYPVLYLMGGSGELASGWMYDGRANFIADNLLAEGKIVPMIIAMPNNQVIHRSDPKHLEKTYVLFEEELRKHIVPYVDQAYSTIQDRKSRAISGLSMGGRHTEAVGFNALDLFSSFGILSAGDLDPEKLNPAFFNDPKIKDKVDYLLVGLGSGELDFVGKRSEATHKALEKHGIKHDYYIGGDGAHDWGTWRMLLHDKLLPNLWQHTPSKTK, from the coding sequence TTGAAAATCAAAATAACTAAACCGGCTCCCGGAAACGGAGGGCCGGTTATTTTTTTAACATTACCCAAGCGGGTAATCTTGCTGAAATGGCGTCTTTATTCAGGAAAGCAGGTTAGTACTGCGGGCGAAATGAATTTCAGTATGAAAAAAGACTACTCAATCAGCTGGTTCCAAATAGGTTGTCAAGCCGCATTAATGCTGCTTCTGGCAGCCACAGGCACATTTGCACAACAAGCCAATGTGAACCTGGACTGGAACCCGCAAAAGAACACAGAGAAACTCAACCCTTACGGCGGTAATGTGATTTCCCCGGAAGTGGCTGACGATCAAACCATTATATTTCGTGTAAAAGCACCGGATGCCCAAAAGGTGGAACTCACCGGCGGGCCGATCCTGCTTGCATTGAAAACCAAAGGACCTATTCCGTTTGTGAAAGGTGCAGACAGCACGTGGACGCTGAAAGTAGGACCCGTAAAGCCTAACATTTATGTTTACAGGCTGCTGATCGACGGCGTGCCTGTGGCCGATCCAAATAACACATTCACCGGAACTTCCAACCAGCCGGGTTACAGCAATGTGATCATGCATGACAACGGCCCTGCTTATTATGATGCCAAAAATGTTCCTCACGGCAACATTACCCGCCATATTTACAATTCAAAGGTCCTGAACGGCGAGCGCGAAATGTATGTGTACACTCCGCCGGGATATGATCCGAAAAAGAAATATCCGGTGCTTTACCTGATGGGCGGCAGCGGCGAACTGGCCTCGGGCTGGATGTATGATGGCCGGGCCAATTTCATTGCGGACAACCTGCTGGCCGAAGGAAAAATTGTACCGATGATCATTGCCATGCCTAATAATCAGGTTATTCACCGCAGCGATCCCAAACATCTGGAAAAAACTTATGTGCTTTTCGAAGAAGAATTGAGGAAGCACATCGTTCCCTATGTTGACCAGGCTTACAGCACGATTCAGGACCGGAAATCGCGCGCCATTTCGGGTTTGTCGATGGGCGGTCGACATACGGAGGCGGTGGGTTTCAATGCCCTGGACTTGTTCAGCTCATTTGGCATATTAAGTGCGGGCGATCTGGATCCTGAGAAATTGAATCCGGCGTTTTTTAATGATCCAAAAATCAAAGACAAGGTGGATTATCTGCTTGTGGGGCTGGGAAGCGGTGAGCTGGATTTTGTTGGAAAACGCTCGGAAGCAACGCATAAGGCTTTGGAAAAGCACGGGATCAAACACGATTACTACATTGGCGGCGATGGTGCGCACGATTGGGGAACATGGCGCATGTTGTTACACGACAAGCTCCTGCCCAATCTCTGGCAACACACGCCGTCCAAAACAAAATAA
- a CDS encoding TlpA family protein disulfide reductase: MFRKIIPALLFVFASSFAFSQSALMDKKIAPFQIKLANGQQYTSAQLAAGPVVLIYFSPDCEHCQDFTKDMLKNYNVIANKQVVMITFQSMEMLKPFVSQHKLSTYPNIKVGTEGYSYTVQRYYQIKSFPYIAIYNKAGKLVQTFEGEQPHQNIFNVLKKI; this comes from the coding sequence ATGTTCCGAAAAATAATCCCTGCCCTGCTTTTCGTTTTTGCAAGCAGTTTCGCGTTTTCTCAGTCTGCATTGATGGACAAGAAAATTGCGCCTTTTCAGATAAAGCTTGCCAACGGGCAGCAGTATACATCCGCGCAGTTAGCAGCGGGTCCGGTGGTTCTGATTTACTTTTCACCCGATTGTGAGCATTGTCAGGATTTTACCAAAGACATGCTTAAAAATTACAATGTGATCGCAAATAAGCAGGTTGTAATGATAACTTTTCAATCCATGGAAATGCTGAAACCATTTGTAAGCCAGCATAAATTGAGCACTTACCCAAACATTAAAGTGGGCACCGAAGGATACTCTTACACGGTTCAACGCTATTATCAGATCAAATCATTCCCTTACATTGCGATCTATAACAAGGCTGGAAAGCTGGTGCAGACATTTGAGGGTGAGCAGCCACATCAGAACATTTTTAATGTGTTGAAAAAAATCTGA
- a CDS encoding DinB family protein: METKLIKKSIAINAPKENVWKVMISNDKNKIWYNAFSEGTQAETDWQVGSKAVFSDDSKSGIVGIITVNKPAEELVIEYTGVLNNGVENYENEEAQSVKGFQEFYWLKEENGVTRLDMQCDMGIDYFEMMSDAWDHALIIVRELAETDTSASALLDQLDNTTKNFLEAIDAFDENEINEVPFEGSWTGGQVVEHILKSESGLPDMLLGDYADTQRPVDANIAEIEHIFLDFSTKMKAPDFNVPSNGPHNKAELVAAFQKEREEIRKVAAEHDLSLTATAFAFPGVGKLTRWEWLNFVVCHSKRHIYQLKNIRKKLSEKVAG, from the coding sequence ATGGAAACTAAGCTCATTAAAAAATCAATCGCAATCAATGCCCCGAAGGAGAATGTATGGAAAGTCATGATCTCCAATGATAAAAACAAGATCTGGTACAACGCTTTCAGCGAAGGGACGCAGGCAGAAACCGATTGGCAGGTCGGCAGCAAAGCCGTTTTTTCGGATGACTCAAAAAGCGGCATCGTTGGGATAATTACCGTTAATAAACCCGCGGAAGAGCTGGTTATTGAGTATACAGGCGTGTTGAACAATGGTGTTGAAAACTATGAAAACGAGGAAGCACAAAGTGTAAAGGGTTTCCAGGAATTTTACTGGCTTAAAGAAGAAAATGGGGTTACGCGGCTGGATATGCAATGTGACATGGGCATTGACTATTTCGAAATGATGTCTGACGCATGGGATCACGCACTGATCATTGTGAGAGAACTGGCCGAAACGGACACCAGCGCCAGTGCATTGCTCGACCAGCTGGACAACACAACCAAAAACTTTCTGGAAGCAATTGATGCATTTGACGAAAATGAAATCAACGAAGTTCCATTCGAAGGAAGCTGGACTGGCGGGCAGGTTGTCGAGCACATTTTGAAATCAGAAAGTGGCTTGCCTGATATGCTGCTAGGCGATTATGCTGACACCCAAAGGCCTGTGGATGCCAACATTGCCGAGATCGAGCACATTTTCCTGGATTTTTCAACCAAAATGAAAGCACCCGATTTCAATGTTCCGTCCAACGGGCCGCATAACAAGGCAGAACTGGTTGCGGCGTTTCAAAAGGAGCGCGAAGAAATTAGAAAAGTGGCGGCAGAGCATGATCTTTCGCTAACGGCCACCGCGTTTGCCTTTCCGGGCGTTGGCAAATTAACGCGCTGGGAATGGCTCAACTTCGTCGTCTGCCACTCCAAACGCCATATTTATCAACTCAAAAACATTCGGAAAAAACTTAGCGAAAAGGTAGCTGGATAA
- a CDS encoding SRPBCC family protein, which yields MKIILTILAVIVGIIVLLLVVALFVKKEYKVRREITINRSKGSVYDYIKFLKNQDNYSKWVMADPGMKKTYTGIDGAVGFKYAWDSKDKNVGEGEQEIISLTEDEKVNIEVRFVRPFEGIGVAEMTTTPVTSDQTKVSWGMNGVSKYPMNITNLFIDGILGKDLETSLNNLKNILEK from the coding sequence ATGAAAATTATCTTAACAATTCTCGCAGTCATTGTCGGCATCATTGTCCTTTTGCTGGTGGTGGCACTGTTTGTAAAAAAAGAATATAAGGTCAGGCGCGAAATTACGATCAACAGATCCAAAGGCAGTGTTTACGATTATATCAAATTCCTGAAAAATCAGGACAATTACAGCAAATGGGTGATGGCCGATCCGGGCATGAAAAAAACTTATACGGGAATCGATGGCGCGGTTGGTTTCAAATATGCCTGGGATAGCAAAGATAAAAATGTGGGTGAGGGAGAACAGGAAATCATCAGTCTTACCGAAGACGAAAAAGTGAATATCGAAGTCCGCTTTGTCCGACCCTTTGAAGGAATCGGTGTGGCGGAAATGACAACCACGCCGGTTACCAGTGACCAAACCAAAGTAAGCTGGGGCATGAATGGCGTCAGTAAATATCCCATGAACATTACCAACCTTTTTATCGATGGAATCCTTGGCAAGGACCTGGAAACCAGTTTGAATAACCTGAAAAATATTCTTGAAAAATAA